A region from the Aquimarina sp. ERC-38 genome encodes:
- a CDS encoding VOC family protein: protein MNRFIINILSKDLGASSLFYHTLFDLKTTFESDWYIQLKNHTTGFEIGFLAVNHHLVPNDLSKNPGGAYLTFVVNDVEESFRIATEKGYRIVQEPTDTFYGQKRMLLTGPDGTLIDISSLLR from the coding sequence ATGAATAGGTTTATAATCAATATTTTATCTAAGGATTTAGGGGCTAGTAGTTTATTTTACCATACACTATTCGATCTCAAAACTACTTTTGAAAGTGATTGGTATATTCAATTAAAAAATCATACTACTGGTTTTGAAATTGGTTTTTTAGCTGTTAATCATCATCTTGTACCTAATGATTTGTCTAAAAACCCAGGAGGTGCCTATTTGACTTTTGTGGTAAATGATGTCGAAGAAAGTTTTCGGATTGCTACGGAAAAAGGTTACCGTATCGTACAAGAACCTACTGATACTTTTTATGGTCAAAAACGAATGCTTCTCACCGGTCCTGACGGAACTTTGATCGATATTTCTTCTTTACTTCGGTAG
- a CDS encoding MarR family winged helix-turn-helix transcriptional regulator, translating into MKETKAIDLTSHALSWIGKIHYDFGFLVQKAFKEKGLDLSKEQWSVLKRLRVKDGQSQNDLAFITHRDKTSMTRLVNSMESKDLVVRKTDMSDRRINRIFLTAHGKEVIEQVIPIMYDLIPAVQESLTEQEIEQLIQTLQKVKGKIADLAD; encoded by the coding sequence ATGAAAGAGACCAAAGCTATTGATTTAACCTCACATGCCTTATCCTGGATAGGAAAAATACATTATGACTTTGGGTTTTTAGTTCAGAAAGCATTTAAAGAGAAAGGCCTGGATCTTTCTAAAGAACAATGGAGCGTTTTAAAAAGGTTACGTGTTAAGGATGGTCAATCCCAAAATGATTTGGCTTTTATCACACATAGGGATAAAACCTCTATGACCCGCTTAGTGAATAGTATGGAAAGTAAGGACTTGGTGGTTCGTAAAACAGATATGTCCGATCGAAGAATTAATCGTATTTTCCTGACGGCACATGGAAAAGAAGTTATTGAACAAGTAATTCCCATCATGTACGATTTGATTCCGGCAGTTCAGGAAAGCCTTACCGAACAGGAAATCGAACAGTTAATACAAACGCTTCAAAAAGTAAAGGGTAAAATTGCGGATTTGGCGGATTAA